The nucleotide window TATTCCTGAAAGTCAAAATGTCATGAATTTTTTTTTCACATGTGCAAATCGCAGTAGCGGTTTGCCCATGTATATAAAGAATAATGTCTACTTTTTGATCCTCAACGGTGGAACTTCCTTGGATTTGCGTATCTTCAGGGAGAAGTAAAAAGGTTGGATATATGTGTCCATAAAATACGTAGTTCATTACTCCTCCCTAATTTTTAACTATATATATTTTACAATTTACCCATTTCGCCTCAGAGTATTTGGGCTCGACCATAACTCTTCTGCCGCAGAGGGATAAGCCGAATGTCGCCTAGAAATTGTTCTATTGTGTTGTCGATTCTATGTCGCCATAAAAACGGCCCGTTGACTCTAAGAGCCAACGGGCCGTTGTGCTAGCAACAAGCTTAATCCTTTTCGTCTTCTGCGCTGCGCGGTTTTCTGCCCCATTTGTCGGGGTGTGTAAGGCGCTTGCCGCCGCCACCGTTACCGCCGCCATCACGCGGATTGCGGGCAGGGTATCCGGGCCGGGGGCCACGCGGTGCGCGGGGGCCGGGGCCGAAGCTCTTGCGCTGGAACGAGCCGCCGCCAGCGTCCAGCTTGGCGGTCACGCGCGTACCGGCAATAAACACGCCCCGGTTGAGAACGGCCAGCACGTCATCGGCAAACTCGCTCTGCACTTCAACAAGGCTGAAATGCTTCTGAATGCTGATGGCGCCGATGCTGCGGCCAGCAATGCCGCATTCACCGGTGATGGCACCCACCATTTCGCCGGGCGAAACCTTGTGGGCATGGCCCACGCTGATGTGCAGGCGGGTCATGGGCGCATCGTTACGGCGCGGGCGGGCACCATCGCGGTCGCCCTGACGGAACCCGTCACGGCCATCGCGACCATCACGGCCATCGCGGCCAAAGCGGCGGGGCGCTTCGGACAGCGGGTCTTCTTCGGGCACGTTTGTGGCATCGCCAAAATCGCGCTGCATCAGCAGCTTGAGCAGGGCTGCGGCCACATCGCGGCTGGTGATGACATCATCGGCAAACTGTTCGGACAAAAAGTCTTCCACCATCTGCATGCAGCTTTCCAGCGCCCCGGCAGTCAGCGTGGCGCGCACTTCGTCCAGCAGCCGCGAGGTGCGGATGTTGGCAACGTCGCGCAATGAGGGCAGGCGTTCCTGCTGGATGCGGGCCTTGGTATGGCGGATAATATCGCGCAGCTTGTGCTGCTCGCGCAGGGTCACAAAGGTGAAGGCCTTGCCCACGCGGCCAGCGCGCCCGGTGCGGCCAATGCGGTGCACGTAGCGCTCTGCGTCATGGGGAATATCGTAGTTGACCACGGCATCCACATCGTCCACGTCAATGCCGCGCGCGGCAACGTCTGTGGCGATCAGAATGTCCAGCCCTTCACCGCGAAAACGCTGCATGACCCTGTCGCGCTGCGACTGGGCAAGGTCGCCGTGCAGACCATCGCTCTGATAGCCACGCTGTTGCAGGTGGGCCGTCACTTCGTCCACGCTGCGCTTGGTGGAGCAGAATACCAGGGCCTTGCGGAATCCCTGAGCGTCCAGCACCCGGCACAGCGCGTCCATCTTCTGATGGGGGCGCACTTCGTAATAGACCTGCTCAATGGCGGGCACGGTCAGGGTCTTCTGGGCAATGGCCAGCATTTCCGGCTCACGCAGAAAGCGCTTGCTCAACTGCAAAATAGCTGGGGGCATAGTGGCCGAAAAAAGCACGCGCTGGCATTCAGCGGGCACACGCTCCAGGATGGCTTCTATATCTTCGCGAAAGCCCATATCGAGCATTTCGTCGGCTTCATCAAGCACAACAGTAGTTGCGCCGCCCAGGCGGAGGGTGCCGCGCTGGAGGTGATCCATAACGCGACCAGGGGTGCCTACCACCACCTGCACGCCGCGTTCAAGAGCGCGGAGCTGGCGTTCAATGGCCTGACCGCCGTATATGGGCAAAATGGCAACGCCGCGCTTGCGGGCGGCCAGTTTGCTGAACTCTTCGGCAACCTGAATGGCAAGCTCGCGCGTGGGGCAAAGCACCAGCGACTGCACCGCCTTTGTGGTGGTGAGCTTTTCCAGAATGGGCATGCCAAAGGCGGCTGTTTTGCCGGTGCCGGTCTGGGCCTGACCTACCGCGTCGCGGCCAGTCAGCAGAAAGGGTACAGCAAGCACCTGAATAGGAGAGGGTTCTTCAAAACCCATATCCTTGACGGCCTGCAACAATTCCGGGGACAAATGAAAATCTTCGAACGATGGGGACATGCTGTTCCTGTACATAAAAAATTACTTGGTAGCGTACCATAGCCTCATACACGCCAATGCACAATGCCCCATCAGCCC belongs to Desulfovibrio desulfuricans DSM 642 and includes:
- a CDS encoding DEAD/DEAH box helicase, translated to MSPSFEDFHLSPELLQAVKDMGFEEPSPIQVLAVPFLLTGRDAVGQAQTGTGKTAAFGMPILEKLTTTKAVQSLVLCPTRELAIQVAEEFSKLAARKRGVAILPIYGGQAIERQLRALERGVQVVVGTPGRVMDHLQRGTLRLGGATTVVLDEADEMLDMGFREDIEAILERVPAECQRVLFSATMPPAILQLSKRFLREPEMLAIAQKTLTVPAIEQVYYEVRPHQKMDALCRVLDAQGFRKALVFCSTKRSVDEVTAHLQQRGYQSDGLHGDLAQSQRDRVMQRFRGEGLDILIATDVAARGIDVDDVDAVVNYDIPHDAERYVHRIGRTGRAGRVGKAFTFVTLREQHKLRDIIRHTKARIQQERLPSLRDVANIRTSRLLDEVRATLTAGALESCMQMVEDFLSEQFADDVITSRDVAAALLKLLMQRDFGDATNVPEEDPLSEAPRRFGRDGRDGRDGRDGFRQGDRDGARPRRNDAPMTRLHISVGHAHKVSPGEMVGAITGECGIAGRSIGAISIQKHFSLVEVQSEFADDVLAVLNRGVFIAGTRVTAKLDAGGGSFQRKSFGPGPRAPRGPRPGYPARNPRDGGGNGGGGKRLTHPDKWGRKPRSAEDEKD